The following are encoded in a window of Nibricoccus aquaticus genomic DNA:
- a CDS encoding phosphatidate cytidylyltransferase, with the protein MGKRIFSTITLWALVFACLYFFGATGGIWLITLIAAFTLREFYALVRKMGHHPFDYGIIFGAMITLAPLYLEPLGIGALEIAALTVVAFAVRILHDRPAEIRVESLAWSVFGVIYIPFLLHFLVRIILIAGPHAATGLALCLWLIAVSKFCDVGALLSGMAFGKHKMAPVISPKKTWEGAIGGVLISAGLGAGIAHFAAQYYPATFTPLIAALAAVPIAILAIVSDLVESTIKRRASSKDSGNTIPGIGGVFDLSDSLILTAPVGYIVFHLL; encoded by the coding sequence TCACGCTCTGGGCCCTCGTCTTCGCCTGCCTTTATTTCTTCGGCGCCACCGGCGGCATCTGGCTCATCACCTTGATCGCTGCGTTTACCCTCCGGGAATTCTACGCCCTCGTCCGCAAGATGGGCCACCACCCCTTCGACTACGGCATCATCTTCGGCGCGATGATCACCCTCGCCCCACTTTACCTCGAACCGCTCGGCATCGGCGCGTTGGAAATCGCCGCGCTCACCGTCGTCGCGTTTGCCGTCCGCATCCTCCACGACCGCCCCGCCGAAATCCGCGTCGAGTCCCTCGCCTGGTCCGTCTTCGGCGTGATCTACATTCCCTTTCTGCTGCACTTCCTCGTGCGCATCATCCTCATCGCCGGACCGCACGCCGCCACCGGCCTCGCCCTCTGCCTCTGGCTCATCGCCGTATCCAAGTTCTGCGACGTCGGCGCGCTCCTCTCCGGCATGGCCTTCGGCAAACACAAGATGGCCCCCGTCATCAGCCCCAAGAAAACCTGGGAAGGCGCCATCGGTGGCGTCCTCATCTCCGCCGGACTAGGCGCGGGCATCGCCCACTTCGCCGCGCAGTATTATCCAGCCACCTTCACGCCGCTCATCGCCGCACTCGCCGCCGTCCCTATCGCCATTCTCGCCATCGTCTCCGACCTCGTCGAATCCACCATCAAACGCCGCGCCAGCTCCAAAGACTCCGGCAACACCATCCCCGGCATCGGCGGCGTCTTCGACCTCTCCGACAGCCTCATCCTCACCGCCCCCGTCGGCTACATCGTCTTCCACCTCCTCTAA